A single window of Colletes latitarsis isolate SP2378_abdomen chromosome 11, iyColLati1, whole genome shotgun sequence DNA harbors:
- the LOC143348537 gene encoding uncharacterized protein LOC143348537, producing MSISALDKDTAKLLTTSQIVTSVSNAAKELIENSLDANAKNIEINLTENGAALIEVKDDGCGIAKPDIPNMALQSYTSKICNFSDLDTLETYGFRGEALYALSAVSDLTIITKTEEEEVAQSYTIDHSGHIVKSEPCHRATGTTVQVRQLFKQVPVRRQIITNSKKANRDIKILESLIKSYGICKFSIRMSYKVDNNIIFVKPSTTTLEDAVTYILGKKVTSNMSWINVESTEFNMKLMIPKKETQNMLEVFQSGAQYIFVNNRPIKDKELEKIITKSILEALNSSSKKPIFILYILINAANIDVNLEPNKNSILFKDQKVIFDTVDKYITDFYGIQREEQEENIFNESLNDYQKFSQMMSNNDEKTERPVSKKRKLCTEERDNKRINEYMCIPQKSDDNKVKNQCHAANSNSTDNEEAQIAKNEKNDEKESGDSCMEISENFNVALPTLNLSETDSNNSQNFTLICDDDDDISNDPNNKNTKKDTDDSPPFELTPHCDTFSQLPIVDLGEDFNFEDILTRNTEPKMEDISDKENKTESANAPVLQSKKNKSVSTKCVTLKEWSKGHVPGIKGGTDVQPYIDKESNKSLESETHGNTCEGFVKFSNHMKSKIVEKNPTMTASQIAYALINLWKKLSSEERGYYRDLAQEEKVEHNKEKEETKENEINAKNCNTNKRLKKILEKMNAMNIPNKHNLLMRTIVPWDMDLKKVTEGFLNEKACNNANFIVGLLSPNLWIVHKSAHIWILDTIRLKKELNVSDANTNEESTESIEQLLKQWFSEKDDLSVLHPIHLLT from the exons ATGAGTATTTCCGCCTTAGATAAAGATACGGCAAAACTTCTAACCACCTCGCAAATAGTAACTTCGGTATCTAATGCAGCGAAAGAATTAATAGAAAATTCGTTGGATGCCAATGCCAAAAACATCGAGATCAATTTG ACAGAAAACGGTGCTGCTTTGATAGAAGTAAAGGATGATGGCTGTGGTATTGCCAAACCAGATATACCTAACATGGCTTTACAATCTTATACATCCAAAATATGTAACTTTTCTGATTTAG ATACATTAGAAACATATGGATTCAGAGGTGAAGCATTGTATGCTTTAAGTGCTGTATCGGATCTCACAATTATAACAAaaacagaagaagaagaagtagCCCAATCATATACTATAGATCATTCTGGACATATTGTTAAGTCTGAACCTTGTCACAGAGCTACTg GGACAACTGTTCAAGTTAGGCAATTATTTAAACAAGTACCAGTTCGAAGACAGATAATTACTAATTCAAAGAaagctaacagagacataaaaatattagaatCCTTAATCAAGAGTTATGGAATTTGTAAATTTTCAATACGGATGAGTTATAAAGtagataataatattatttttgtgAAACCCAGTACAACTACTCTCGAAGATGCTGTGACATACATTTTAGGTAAAAAAGTGACATCTAATATGTCTTGGATAAATGTTGAAAGTACTGAG tTTAATATGAAATTAATGATACCTAAAAAAGAAACACAGAATATGTTGGAAGTGTTTCAGTCAGGAGCtcaatatatttttgtaaacaacAGGCCTATTAAAGACAAAGAATTAGAGAAG ataatAACTAAATCAATATTAGAAGCATTAAATTCGTCATCAAAGAAGCCAATATTTATTTTGTACATTTTAATAAATGCAGCAAATATTGATGTTAATCTAGAGCCAAATAAGAATTCCATCCTTTTTAAAGACCAG AAAGTGATTTTTGATACAGTGGATAAATATATAACAGATTTTTATGGAATACAAAGAGAAGAACAAGAAGAAAACATTTTCAACGAATCGCTTAACGATTATCAAAAATTTTCGCAAATGATGAGTAATAATGACGAAAAAACTGAGCGACCCGtatctaaaaaaagaaaattgtgcACAGAAGAACGTGATAATAAACGGATCAATGAATACATGTGCATACCTCAAAAGTCTGATGATAATAAAGTTAAAAATCAATGTCATGCCGCTAATAGTAATTCCACAGATAACGAAGAAGCGCAAATTgctaaaaatgagaaaaatgatGAAAAAGAGAGTGGCGATAGTTGCATGGAAATTTCAGAAAATTTTAATGTTGCATTACCAACTTTGAATTTGAGCGAGACAGATTCGAATAATTCGCAAAACTTCACATTAATttgtgatgatgatgatgatattTCGAATGATCCGAA CAACAAAAATACAAAGAAAGACACAGATGATAGTCCCCCATTTGAATTAACTCCACATTGTGATACATTCAGTCAATTACCTATCGTCGATTTAGGCGAAGATTTTAATTTTGAAGATATACTAACACGCAACACAGAGCCTAAGATGGAAGATATAAGCGATAAAGAAAACAAGACAGAAAGTGCGAACGCGCCTGTTTTGCAgtcaaagaaaaataaatcgGTTTCAACAAAGTGTGTTACATTAAAAGAATGGAGCAAGGGACATGTGCCTGGTATAAAG ggAGGTACGGATGTACAACCTTACATTGATAAAGAGTCCAATAAATCGTTGGAGAGTGAAACCCATGGAAATACTTGCGAGGGCTTCGTTAAATTTTCTAATCATATGAAATCAAAAa tcgTGGAAAAGAATCCCACCATGACAGCATCTCAAATTGCGTACGCGTTAATTAATCTTTGGAAAAAGTTATCATCCGAAGAGCGCGGTTATTACAGAGATCTTGCGCAGGAAGAAAAAGTAGAGCATAATAAAGAAAAAGAGGAAACGAAAGAGAATGAAATAAATGCTAAAAATTGTAACACTAATAAaaggttaaaaaaaatattggaaaaaatgAATGCAATGAATATTCCGAATAAACACAATTTGTTAATGAGAACCATTGTACCCTGGGACATGGATTTGAAAAAAGTAACCGAAGGTTTTCTAAACGA AAAGGCGTGCAATAATGCCAATTTTATTGTTGGGTTACTATCCCCTAATTTATGGATTGTTCACAAATCCGCGCATATTTGGATTTTAGACACGATTCGTCTAAAAAAGGAATTAAACGTGTCCGATGCAAATACAAATGAG GAGAGCACAGAGAGCATAGAACAACTTTTGAAACAATGGTTCTCAGAGAAAGACGATTTGTCAGTATTACATCCTATACATTTACTTACATAA